One region of Exiguobacterium acetylicum genomic DNA includes:
- a CDS encoding YdeI/OmpD-associated family protein: protein MEITNVLRFTDRDGFRQWLTNHADHATFCWVILSRKQAGDGLLYLDAVEEALCFGWIDGIAKKTEDGELAQRFTPRRKNSNWTELNKERVRRLERLGLMQPSGRQVLPDMRADAFVIDDAIQTRLQEDPVVYEQFNDFPELYRRIRIDTIQSVRKDPVLYEKRLQTLIEKTKRNQMYGQWNDGGRLLLEDVPETESEDSRSDR from the coding sequence GTGGAAATCACGAATGTCTTACGCTTTACCGATCGCGATGGCTTTCGACAGTGGCTGACGAACCACGCAGATCACGCGACCTTCTGCTGGGTGATTCTCAGTCGAAAACAAGCCGGAGATGGGTTACTTTATCTCGATGCCGTCGAAGAGGCACTTTGCTTCGGCTGGATTGATGGCATTGCAAAGAAGACCGAAGACGGTGAACTGGCGCAACGGTTCACCCCACGTCGAAAGAACAGCAACTGGACCGAACTGAACAAGGAACGAGTCCGTCGCTTGGAACGTCTCGGCTTGATGCAACCGTCCGGACGACAGGTTCTACCAGACATGCGCGCTGATGCGTTCGTCATTGATGACGCCATCCAGACACGTCTACAAGAAGACCCGGTCGTCTATGAACAGTTTAATGACTTCCCGGAGCTCTATCGACGCATCCGGATCGATACGATTCAAAGTGTACGCAAGGATCCCGTTCTCTATGAAAAACGTCTGCAGACGTTGATTGAAAAAACGAAACGGAATCAGATGTACGGTCAGTGGAATGACGGGGGTCGTCTTTTACTCGAAGATGTTCCGGAGACGGAATCAGAGGATAGTCGGTCAGACCGCTAA
- a CDS encoding diguanylate cyclase, with protein sequence MWNTLNHLILNVALTFFFVLISLFFFKRFQFRNTLDSWLKKNLLVLILATGAGYWVIHNAITYEGFRFDLSITLIVIAFIYGGISSGFITTLVFASLQTFVFDSAHAYWLIGTYLIVSIVVLYLQNEAPDRFISFPVIFTIALILCLPYVQHVQPNDVTAMTIFLIGNGCAGFLLHSILHQVRWHFNQVRMHRRLALTDTLTGLDNRRRLEETVQRYKSQQTDFSIMIIDVDHFKQVNDTYGHDRGDHILRQISSLLASYCPPTCVLGRFGGEEFMMLLPEHSLPETRRLAEQICEASAKRTYELSATEPLQVTLSIGVSRQTHQPSETHNFLQTIQQADAALYQAKKSGRNCVFHHDPLR encoded by the coding sequence ATGTGGAATACGCTGAACCATCTTATCCTCAACGTCGCTCTGACCTTTTTCTTCGTGCTCATCTCCCTGTTCTTTTTTAAGCGATTTCAGTTTCGAAACACGCTCGACAGCTGGCTGAAGAAAAATCTGTTAGTACTGATTCTTGCGACAGGTGCCGGCTACTGGGTCATCCATAACGCCATCACCTATGAGGGATTCCGTTTCGATTTGTCGATTACCTTAATCGTCATCGCTTTCATTTATGGAGGCATCAGTAGCGGCTTCATCACGACCCTCGTCTTCGCTTCTCTTCAAACGTTCGTTTTTGATTCCGCTCATGCCTATTGGCTGATCGGTACGTATCTGATCGTCAGCATCGTTGTCTTGTACTTACAAAATGAAGCACCGGATCGATTCATCTCGTTTCCGGTCATCTTCACGATTGCACTCATTCTCTGTTTACCATACGTTCAACATGTTCAACCGAATGACGTGACAGCGATGACGATCTTTCTCATCGGGAATGGTTGCGCCGGTTTCCTCTTGCACAGCATCTTGCATCAAGTCCGCTGGCACTTCAATCAAGTCCGGATGCATCGGCGTCTTGCTTTGACGGATACATTGACAGGGCTTGATAATCGACGTCGTCTAGAAGAGACCGTCCAACGGTACAAATCCCAACAGACAGACTTTTCAATCATGATCATCGATGTCGACCATTTCAAACAGGTCAATGATACTTACGGTCATGACCGCGGCGATCATATTTTACGGCAAATCAGCTCTTTGCTTGCATCATATTGTCCCCCAACTTGTGTGCTCGGACGATTCGGCGGTGAAGAGTTCATGATGCTGTTGCCGGAGCATTCGTTGCCGGAGACGCGTCGACTCGCGGAACAAATCTGTGAAGCCAGTGCCAAACGGACGTATGAGTTATCAGCGACGGAACCGCTGCAAGTGACGTTATCGATTGGGGTGTCCCGCCAAACGCATCAACCGTCTGAGACCCATAATTTTCTGCAGACGATCCAGCAGGCAGACGCTGCCCTCTATCAAGCGAAGAAGAGTGGTCGGAATTGTGTCTTTCATCATGACCCGTTACGTTAA
- a CDS encoding ABC transporter ATP-binding protein, with protein sequence MQPYAIEATGLTKHYQILQREPGLRGAIKALFRRTYRMKEAVKAIDLTIEAGERVGYIGFNGAGKSTTIKMLAGVLRPDAGNVRVFGLDPHADRVKNASQIGAVFGQRTQLFWDIPVQESFELLKEIYQVPTSEFAETLAWFREKLDLAPLLDVPVRQLSLGQKMRCELAAAFLHRPKVVYLDEPTIGLDIEIKETIRHFIREMSDRWGTTVILTTHDMQDIEEVCDRVIVLDDGKIIYDDTIDQLKASFSHERTLRITLEEPVPFVLPTALINRVIVFETNEQTYELAFDDRELSSGQVIKEIVSLYAVRDVSVSVPKMETLIRKLYRAGISA encoded by the coding sequence ATGCAACCATATGCCATTGAGGCAACAGGACTGACGAAACATTATCAAATCCTCCAACGGGAACCGGGACTGCGCGGGGCGATCAAAGCACTCTTTCGCAGGACATACCGGATGAAAGAGGCGGTCAAAGCGATTGATTTGACGATTGAAGCTGGAGAACGTGTCGGCTACATCGGTTTCAACGGTGCCGGGAAATCAACGACGATCAAGATGCTCGCTGGAGTCTTACGTCCGGACGCGGGGAACGTCCGGGTATTCGGACTTGATCCACATGCCGACCGCGTCAAGAACGCGTCACAAATCGGAGCCGTCTTCGGTCAGCGGACACAACTGTTCTGGGACATTCCGGTCCAAGAATCGTTTGAGCTGTTGAAGGAAATCTATCAAGTGCCGACGTCCGAGTTTGCCGAGACGCTCGCGTGGTTTCGGGAGAAGCTCGATCTCGCACCGCTCCTAGACGTACCAGTCCGGCAACTGTCGCTCGGACAAAAGATGCGCTGCGAACTAGCCGCAGCCTTCCTGCATCGACCAAAAGTCGTCTATCTCGACGAACCAACGATTGGGCTTGATATCGAGATCAAGGAGACGATCCGTCACTTCATCCGCGAGATGAGTGATCGCTGGGGAACGACCGTCATCTTGACGACGCACGACATGCAGGACATCGAGGAAGTCTGTGACCGGGTGATCGTCCTCGACGACGGCAAAATCATCTATGACGATACGATCGATCAGTTGAAGGCATCGTTCAGTCACGAGCGGACACTTCGAATCACGCTCGAAGAACCGGTGCCGTTCGTTTTACCGACGGCGTTGATCAATCGTGTGATCGTGTTTGAGACGAATGAACAAACGTATGAGCTCGCCTTCGACGACCGAGAACTGTCAAGCGGTCAAGTCATCAAGGAAATCGTTTCGCTGTACGCCGTTCGGGACGTCTCCGTGTCCGTCCCGAAGATGGAGACGTTAATCCGCAAGCTCTACCGAGCGGGGATCAGTGCATGA
- a CDS encoding ABC transporter permease, translating to MRIRKYTALMRSQIKVDLAYTAWYWASMFSVTMRLFILYFFWQAVYANKTDVSGISLSTMLTYAVLATMIDQFRGGAGRDLARMIKQGAIAIELLRPYHLLDKLLAQDIGSKVSVLFRSILPLVLVSILFIGVDRPQSWLAGIAFVGSVLCAVLLATLIDLLVGIFAFYTVNIWGLSVLQDAVITIMSGAIVPLTLFPDWFQTISLYLPFASLVYVPVAIYTGEIGASGILQALLIQIGWLIGFFVILRITFALAIRKVTVFGG from the coding sequence ATGAGAATCCGTAAATATACCGCGTTGATGCGGTCCCAAATCAAGGTTGATCTCGCCTACACGGCCTGGTACTGGGCAAGCATGTTCAGCGTGACGATGCGCTTGTTCATTCTCTATTTCTTCTGGCAAGCCGTGTATGCCAATAAGACCGATGTCTCCGGTATCTCACTGTCGACGATGCTGACGTATGCGGTGCTTGCGACGATGATCGATCAGTTCCGCGGGGGTGCCGGACGCGATCTCGCCCGGATGATCAAACAAGGGGCGATCGCAATCGAGTTGCTCCGTCCGTATCACTTGCTCGATAAGTTACTCGCCCAAGACATCGGCTCAAAAGTCTCGGTCTTGTTCCGCTCGATCCTGCCACTCGTCCTCGTCTCGATCTTGTTCATCGGCGTGGATCGACCACAGTCATGGCTGGCTGGCATTGCCTTCGTCGGTAGTGTCCTTTGTGCCGTGTTGCTTGCGACATTGATTGATCTGCTCGTCGGCATCTTCGCGTTCTATACCGTCAATATTTGGGGACTATCCGTCTTACAAGACGCCGTCATCACGATCATGTCCGGTGCAATCGTCCCGTTGACGCTGTTCCCGGACTGGTTTCAGACGATCAGTCTGTACTTACCGTTCGCTTCACTCGTCTACGTCCCGGTTGCGATCTATACGGGAGAGATTGGCGCAAGCGGCATCTTGCAAGCGTTACTGATTCAAATCGGATGGTTGATCGGATTCTTCGTCATCTTGCGAATCACGTTCGCGCTCGCGATCCGGAAAGTGACGGTGTTCGGCGGATGA
- a CDS encoding ABC transporter permease, with the protein MKRYIKLYWLYAKSHFKVMMEYRIDFLIGVLSVFGQQFASLFFLSVVFQHIEMLNGWDFYEILFIYGIAFLGRALHHIFFDNLWTIGWQYIRTGNLDRLLMRPVNPLFQIIAERVQQDGFCQLLIGGGVLYVASNHLDMIWSFGDVLMLIVLVLSSGLLYIAINLFFATFSFWMVDSLPIVSAVFSLSDFARYPMTIYSKVLMFVLTYIIPFGFTAFYPAMYFFDGRGYSVMAVATPLVAIIACLIAYRFWLFGLKAFASTGS; encoded by the coding sequence ATGAAACGATACATAAAACTCTACTGGCTATATGCCAAAAGTCATTTTAAGGTCATGATGGAATACCGAATTGATTTCCTGATCGGTGTCTTGTCGGTCTTCGGTCAACAGTTCGCCTCACTCTTTTTCCTGTCGGTCGTCTTTCAGCATATCGAGATGCTAAACGGTTGGGACTTTTACGAGATTCTATTCATTTACGGGATCGCCTTTTTAGGACGAGCCTTACATCATATCTTCTTTGATAACCTTTGGACGATCGGCTGGCAGTACATCCGGACCGGGAATCTGGATCGGTTGTTGATGCGCCCCGTCAATCCGTTGTTTCAAATCATCGCTGAGCGCGTCCAACAAGACGGATTCTGTCAACTGTTGATTGGTGGTGGGGTGCTCTATGTTGCTTCCAATCACCTCGACATGATCTGGAGCTTCGGTGATGTCTTGATGCTGATCGTACTTGTTCTTTCGAGCGGATTGCTCTATATCGCGATCAATCTGTTTTTTGCGACGTTCTCGTTTTGGATGGTCGACAGTTTACCGATCGTCTCAGCAGTTTTCAGTTTGAGTGATTTTGCTCGTTATCCGATGACGATCTACTCGAAGGTGTTGATGTTCGTCTTGACTTACATCATCCCCTTCGGCTTTACTGCCTTCTACCCGGCGATGTATTTCTTTGACGGAAGAGGCTATAGCGTAATGGCTGTTGCGACACCGCTTGTCGCGATCATCGCCTGTTTGATCGCTTATCGTTTCTGGTTGTTCGGACTGAAGGCATTTGCGAGTACGGGATCATGA
- a CDS encoding MarR family winged helix-turn-helix transcriptional regulator encodes MTFTFETSMQHWNAIQRIHSRYSKEVNDVLKPKGLSKSQFDLLMTLYHQESATQKSLERTLELSSGAISQTVKKLLAEHLVIRKRINREKRILLTEDGAALIQTSAPEIEEIDDRYFRAFTSKDHETFDQLLHKMQSDHF; translated from the coding sequence ATGACCTTCACATTCGAAACTTCAATGCAACACTGGAACGCCATTCAGCGAATCCATTCTCGTTATTCGAAAGAAGTCAACGATGTACTGAAACCAAAAGGGCTCTCAAAATCCCAATTCGATTTATTGATGACCCTGTATCATCAAGAGAGTGCGACACAAAAATCACTTGAACGCACGCTCGAACTCTCAAGCGGTGCCATTTCGCAAACGGTCAAGAAGTTGCTCGCGGAACACCTCGTCATCCGAAAACGAATCAACCGGGAAAAACGGATTCTCTTGACGGAAGATGGTGCAGCGCTGATTCAAACATCAGCTCCCGAAATCGAAGAGATTGATGATCGTTATTTCCGTGCCTTTACATCAAAGGACCACGAGACGTTCGACCAATTGCTCCATAAGATGCAAAGCGATCACTTTTAA
- a CDS encoding MarR family winged helix-turn-helix transcriptional regulator produces MTTMTETYPMTCWHTISTYHNQQIKRVNAFLKQWDLSHTNLEVLRCLQTTSCTSQKEIAERIQVTDGTISHGIKRLFDRQLITRKRKWKTNYLLLTEKGAAILQEVLPAYERFQQEQFAALTARQQEELIRFFDKLNPA; encoded by the coding sequence ATGACAACAATGACAGAGACATATCCCATGACATGCTGGCATACGATTTCGACGTATCATAATCAACAAATCAAGCGCGTCAATGCTTTCTTGAAACAATGGGATCTCTCCCATACGAATCTTGAAGTATTGCGTTGCCTACAAACGACCTCATGCACGAGCCAGAAGGAAATCGCGGAACGGATCCAAGTGACCGATGGCACGATTTCACACGGAATCAAACGTTTATTTGATCGGCAACTCATCACCCGAAAACGCAAATGGAAGACGAACTATCTGCTATTGACGGAAAAAGGAGCAGCCATTCTGCAAGAAGTGTTGCCCGCCTACGAACGTTTTCAACAAGAACAATTCGCTGCTTTGACGGCTCGACAACAGGAAGAATTAATCCGTTTCTTCGATAAGCTCAATCCTGCGTGA
- the arr gene encoding NAD(+)--rifampin ADP-ribosyltransferase, producing the protein MKPVEGPFFHGTKATLRIGDELKPGHASNFRERPLQHVYFTATLDAAKWGAELAQSDAAEHIYLVEPLGAYEDDPNLTNKRFPGNPTRSYRSTEPVKIIAELGTWERHTDEEIETMKASLQRLRAEGKDTIID; encoded by the coding sequence ATGAAACCAGTCGAAGGTCCGTTTTTCCATGGCACGAAAGCCACGTTGCGAATCGGTGACGAATTGAAACCAGGGCACGCGTCGAATTTTCGTGAACGACCGCTCCAGCACGTCTATTTCACGGCAACACTTGATGCAGCGAAGTGGGGCGCGGAGCTCGCGCAATCTGACGCTGCGGAGCATATCTACCTCGTCGAACCACTCGGAGCGTATGAGGATGATCCGAACTTGACGAACAAACGGTTCCCAGGTAATCCGACTCGGTCGTATCGTTCGACGGAGCCCGTGAAGATCATCGCTGAACTCGGAACGTGGGAACGGCATACGGATGAAGAGATTGAGACGATGAAAGCATCCCTGCAGCGGTTACGCGCAGAAGGGAAGGATACGATCATCGACTAA
- a CDS encoding Rrf2 family transcriptional regulator has protein sequence MAISTRFSVGIHILSLIATDEKMTSDLIAGSVNTNPVVIRKIMSMLKKADLIEVRPGVAGARLARPLSKITLLDVYHAVAVVPDKELFGVHAAPNPDCPVGRNIQSTVTPIFELAQSALEKVLAHVTLDDIVSEIEQKEASSS, from the coding sequence TTGGCCATCAGTACTCGTTTTTCCGTCGGCATCCATATTCTCTCGTTGATCGCAACCGACGAGAAGATGACATCCGACTTGATTGCTGGCAGCGTCAATACGAATCCGGTCGTCATCCGTAAAATCATGAGCATGTTGAAAAAAGCTGATTTGATCGAGGTCCGTCCGGGTGTCGCCGGTGCGCGACTCGCCCGCCCGTTGTCTAAGATTACGCTGCTTGACGTCTATCACGCCGTTGCTGTCGTGCCGGATAAGGAACTGTTCGGCGTCCATGCTGCACCGAATCCAGATTGTCCGGTCGGACGAAACATACAATCGACGGTCACACCCATCTTCGAGCTTGCGCAATCTGCGCTTGAGAAGGTACTCGCTCACGTCACACTGGATGATATCGTCAGTGAAATCGAACAAAAAGAAGCATCGTCCTCATGA